In one window of Helianthus annuus cultivar XRQ/B chromosome 17, HanXRQr2.0-SUNRISE, whole genome shotgun sequence DNA:
- the LOC110920889 gene encoding F-box protein SKIP8 isoform X2: MFTFKFPKFSCRMNIVNGDFIYVLRSCNCACGSNCDGSMAVTATARVMNGGSGGAGGGQVAVVERERQQVIGASMMEQLVPEITTHALSYLDYPSLCRLSMTNSSMRRAANDDNAWKALYHKDFTMEQDSITPANGWKAYYAATRAIVNINQHFFDIIRDRSLPEMGRLWLNADYVKCIHASGEFFTGYSGVLGSWQLALNWEPAVNFQVRDVRSRVLPGVAWVTMKAYVGMEHNTHPMSMTNVFELHNGQWFMVHHHSSVMLADGEVADQPPMLG; encoded by the exons ATGTTTACGTTTAAATTTCCAAAGTTTTCATGTCGTATGAATATCGTCAATGGAGATTTCATCTACGTTCTCCG GTCGTGTAATTGTGCATGTGGTTCGAATTGTGACGGTTCTATGGCGGTTACGGCGACGGCAAGGGTGATGAacggtggtagtggtggtgctggtggtggacaggtggcggtggtggagaGGGAGCGGCAGCAAGTGATTGGTGCGTCGATGATGGAGCAGTTGGTGCCGGAGATTACGACACATGCGTTGAGTTATTTGGATTATCCGAGTCTGTGTAGGTTGTCGATGACTAATAGTTCCATGAGGAGGGCTGCTAATGATGATAATGCTTGGAAGGCTCTTTATCATAAG GATTTTACAATGGAACAAGATAGTATAACACCTGCAAATGGGTGGAAGGCCTACTATGCAGCTACTAGAGCAATTGTGAATATCAATCAACATTTTTTCGATATCATTAGAGACAGATCTCTTCCAGAAATGGGTCGGCTTTGGCTTAACGCAGATTATGTCAAATGTATTCATGCCTCAGGGGAGTTTTTTACCGG GTATAGCGGTGTTTTAGGTAGCTGGCAGCTGGCGTTGAACTGGGAGCCAGCGGTTAACTTCCAGGTTCGAGACGTAAGGTCAAGGGTGCTGCCAGGTGTGGCTTGGGTGACGATGAAAGCCTATGTTGGGATGGAGCACAACACACACCCTATGAGCATGACTAATGTGTTTGAGCTCCACAATGGTCAGTGGTTCATGGTTCATCATCATAGCTCTGTCATGCTTGCTGATGGTGAGGTGGCTGATCAACCACCTATGCTTGGGTGA
- the LOC110920889 gene encoding F-box protein SKIP8 isoform X1, producing MEISSTFSGNGDIPFVSFFLALIVTVFCCFFSLFFRLFKFQQTDKIRSCNCACGSNCDGSMAVTATARVMNGGSGGAGGGQVAVVERERQQVIGASMMEQLVPEITTHALSYLDYPSLCRLSMTNSSMRRAANDDNAWKALYHKDFTMEQDSITPANGWKAYYAATRAIVNINQHFFDIIRDRSLPEMGRLWLNADYVKCIHASGEFFTGYSGVLGSWQLALNWEPAVNFQVRDVRSRVLPGVAWVTMKAYVGMEHNTHPMSMTNVFELHNGQWFMVHHHSSVMLADGEVADQPPMLG from the exons ATGGAGATTTCATCTACGTTCTCCGGTAACGGCGATATCCCCTTCGTTTCCTTCTTCTTAGCCCTAATTGTTACCGTTTTCTGTTGTTTCTTCTCACTCTTCTTCCGATTGTTCAAATTTCAACAAACTGATAAAATTAGGTCGTGTAATTGTGCATGTGGTTCGAATTGTGACGGTTCTATGGCGGTTACGGCGACGGCAAGGGTGATGAacggtggtagtggtggtgctggtggtggacaggtggcggtggtggagaGGGAGCGGCAGCAAGTGATTGGTGCGTCGATGATGGAGCAGTTGGTGCCGGAGATTACGACACATGCGTTGAGTTATTTGGATTATCCGAGTCTGTGTAGGTTGTCGATGACTAATAGTTCCATGAGGAGGGCTGCTAATGATGATAATGCTTGGAAGGCTCTTTATCATAAG GATTTTACAATGGAACAAGATAGTATAACACCTGCAAATGGGTGGAAGGCCTACTATGCAGCTACTAGAGCAATTGTGAATATCAATCAACATTTTTTCGATATCATTAGAGACAGATCTCTTCCAGAAATGGGTCGGCTTTGGCTTAACGCAGATTATGTCAAATGTATTCATGCCTCAGGGGAGTTTTTTACCGG GTATAGCGGTGTTTTAGGTAGCTGGCAGCTGGCGTTGAACTGGGAGCCAGCGGTTAACTTCCAGGTTCGAGACGTAAGGTCAAGGGTGCTGCCAGGTGTGGCTTGGGTGACGATGAAAGCCTATGTTGGGATGGAGCACAACACACACCCTATGAGCATGACTAATGTGTTTGAGCTCCACAATGGTCAGTGGTTCATGGTTCATCATCATAGCTCTGTCATGCTTGCTGATGGTGAGGTGGCTGATCAACCACCTATGCTTGGGTGA
- the LOC110921903 gene encoding SUN domain-containing protein 5 isoform X2, with protein sequence MKKPIIDGTPTNNLHTNDHNYNLFHGYNDCLKLSLPLMISFWFPFLLFLSTFGFNHGNVDAHNRNFTNATTNPYTEELSQDRTGSLLLEFDVPGKSKSKSNDVVSNNHSSVDTETNQLQGTSPVESVVSKVLGYSTLVCEREFQDSFIEKKEEEVKTDRANLTYPDVDEYANITKQEYGSSGASGGLLNITHRLEPDGTYYNYASASKGAKVVAHNKEANGASNILGLDHDKYLRNPCSVTDKYVVIELAEETLVDAVNIANFEHHSSNFKQFLLSGNLVFPTGTWYPLGTFVAENVKHRQYFKLPEPKWTRYLKLTLDSHYGSEFYCTLNVIEVYGIDAIERMLEDLIVTSEESTSVNTTASPASTKTTSSNNLKPDGEFKNVGEAASRKMEGVEDGKRVDDDVAKKPVGVTKIPELVSKGNGRIHGDAVLKILMQKVRLLEKNLSLLENCIKELHKRQGDVFPQLDIEVGKYSELVENTRLQIKDLLLWKATMEKEIAELESWKDFVSSHLESVVKENASLRLAIEKIASDQENLDKAELTVLTVSVSFAIAAILKIVSDRIFKSPYSKPHRNETSWKLLLVTCVVTAIVVLNLC encoded by the exons GGTACACCCACAAATAATTTACACACCAACGATCACAATTACAATTTGTTCCACGGATACAACGACTGTTTGAAGCTCTCTTTGCCTTTAATGATCTCATTTTGGTTCCCTTTTCTGCTTTTTCTCTCTACATTCGGCTTCAATCATG GGAATGTAGATGCACATAATAGGAACTTTACTAATGCTACCACGAATCCGTATACCGAAGAACTAAGCCAAGATCGTACAGGTAGTTTGCTTTTAGAGTTCGACGTACCagggaagtcaaagtcaaagtcaaacgaTGTTGTATCTAATAACCATAGTTCTGTAGATACCGAAACGAACCAACTTCAGGGAACGAGTCCTGTCGAATCAGTAGTTTCAAAAGTTTTAGGTTACTCGACGTTAGTTTGTGAACGGGAATTTCAAGATAGTTTTATAGAAAAGAAAGAAGAGGAAGTGAAAACCGATAGGGCGAATCTAACGTATCCCGATGTTGATGAGTATGCGAACATTACAAAGCAAGAGTATGGGTCGAGTGGTGCGTCGGGCGGGTTACTTAACATAACACATAGGCTTGAGCCGGATGGTACGTACTATAACTACGCGTCGGCATCGAAAGGCGCGAAAGTTGTGGCTCATAATAAGGAAGCGAATGGAGCAAGTAACATATTGGGTTTGGATCATGACAAATATTTAAGAAACCCGTGTTCTGTTACGGATAAATATGTTGTTATCGAGCTTGCGGAGGAAACCCTAGTTGACGCTGTAAATATTGCGAATTTCGAACACCATTCTTCCAATTTTAAGCAGTTTTTATTGTCGGGAAATTTGGTTTTCCCGACTGGAACGTGGTACCCTCTCGGAACTTTTGTCGCTGAAAACGTTAAACACCGTCAATACTTTAAGTTACCTGAACCCAAATGGACCCGATACTTAAAACTGACTTTAGATAGTCATTACGGGTCAGAGTTTTACTGCACGTTAAACGTAATCGAAGTTTACGGTATAGACGCGATTGAACGAATGCTTGAAGATCTTATCGTGACGTCAGAAGAATCAACAAGCGTTAATACAACCGCATCTCCCGCTTCAACGAAAACTACAAGCTCAAATAACTTGAAACCGGACGGTGAATTTAAGAACGTGGGTGAAGCTGCTAGTCGGAAGATGGAAGGTGTTGAAGATGGTAAACGGGTTGATGATGACGTGGCGAAAAAGCCTGTCGGTGTGACGAAAATTCCCGAACTTGTATCGAAAGGTAATGGAAGAATACACGGTGATGCGGTTTTAAAGATTTTGATGCAAAAAGTTAGATTACTTGAAAAGAATTTATCGTTATTGGAGAATTGTATTAAAGAGTTGCATAAGAGACAAGGGGATGTTTTTCCGCAACTAGATATCGAGGTTGGGAAGTATTCGGAGCTTGTGGAGAATACGCGATTGCAAATTAAGGATCTTTTGTTATGGAAGGCAACTATG GaaaaagaaattgctgagctGGAGTCGTGGAAGGATTTTGTGTCGTCCCATCTGGAGTCGGTTGTCAAAGAAAACGCCAGTCTCAG GCTAGCAATTGAGAAGATCGCGAGTGATCAAGAGAACCTTGACAAAGCTGAGTTGACTGTGCTGACTGTGAGTGTTTCCTTTGCGATTGCTGCCATTTTAAAGATTGTTTCCGATCGAATATTTAAATCGCCTTACAGCAAACCGCACAGAAACGAGACAAGTTGGAAATTGCTACTGGTTACCTGTGTAGTAACTGCAATTGTTGTTTTAAACTTGTGTTAA
- the LOC110921903 gene encoding SUN domain-containing protein 5 isoform X1, with protein MKKPIIDGTPTNNLHTNDHNYNLFHGYNDCLKLSLPLMISFWFPFLLFLSTFGFNHGIQGNVDAHNRNFTNATTNPYTEELSQDRTGSLLLEFDVPGKSKSKSNDVVSNNHSSVDTETNQLQGTSPVESVVSKVLGYSTLVCEREFQDSFIEKKEEEVKTDRANLTYPDVDEYANITKQEYGSSGASGGLLNITHRLEPDGTYYNYASASKGAKVVAHNKEANGASNILGLDHDKYLRNPCSVTDKYVVIELAEETLVDAVNIANFEHHSSNFKQFLLSGNLVFPTGTWYPLGTFVAENVKHRQYFKLPEPKWTRYLKLTLDSHYGSEFYCTLNVIEVYGIDAIERMLEDLIVTSEESTSVNTTASPASTKTTSSNNLKPDGEFKNVGEAASRKMEGVEDGKRVDDDVAKKPVGVTKIPELVSKGNGRIHGDAVLKILMQKVRLLEKNLSLLENCIKELHKRQGDVFPQLDIEVGKYSELVENTRLQIKDLLLWKATMEKEIAELESWKDFVSSHLESVVKENASLRLAIEKIASDQENLDKAELTVLTVSVSFAIAAILKIVSDRIFKSPYSKPHRNETSWKLLLVTCVVTAIVVLNLC; from the exons GGTACACCCACAAATAATTTACACACCAACGATCACAATTACAATTTGTTCCACGGATACAACGACTGTTTGAAGCTCTCTTTGCCTTTAATGATCTCATTTTGGTTCCCTTTTCTGCTTTTTCTCTCTACATTCGGCTTCAATCATGGTATTCAAG GGAATGTAGATGCACATAATAGGAACTTTACTAATGCTACCACGAATCCGTATACCGAAGAACTAAGCCAAGATCGTACAGGTAGTTTGCTTTTAGAGTTCGACGTACCagggaagtcaaagtcaaagtcaaacgaTGTTGTATCTAATAACCATAGTTCTGTAGATACCGAAACGAACCAACTTCAGGGAACGAGTCCTGTCGAATCAGTAGTTTCAAAAGTTTTAGGTTACTCGACGTTAGTTTGTGAACGGGAATTTCAAGATAGTTTTATAGAAAAGAAAGAAGAGGAAGTGAAAACCGATAGGGCGAATCTAACGTATCCCGATGTTGATGAGTATGCGAACATTACAAAGCAAGAGTATGGGTCGAGTGGTGCGTCGGGCGGGTTACTTAACATAACACATAGGCTTGAGCCGGATGGTACGTACTATAACTACGCGTCGGCATCGAAAGGCGCGAAAGTTGTGGCTCATAATAAGGAAGCGAATGGAGCAAGTAACATATTGGGTTTGGATCATGACAAATATTTAAGAAACCCGTGTTCTGTTACGGATAAATATGTTGTTATCGAGCTTGCGGAGGAAACCCTAGTTGACGCTGTAAATATTGCGAATTTCGAACACCATTCTTCCAATTTTAAGCAGTTTTTATTGTCGGGAAATTTGGTTTTCCCGACTGGAACGTGGTACCCTCTCGGAACTTTTGTCGCTGAAAACGTTAAACACCGTCAATACTTTAAGTTACCTGAACCCAAATGGACCCGATACTTAAAACTGACTTTAGATAGTCATTACGGGTCAGAGTTTTACTGCACGTTAAACGTAATCGAAGTTTACGGTATAGACGCGATTGAACGAATGCTTGAAGATCTTATCGTGACGTCAGAAGAATCAACAAGCGTTAATACAACCGCATCTCCCGCTTCAACGAAAACTACAAGCTCAAATAACTTGAAACCGGACGGTGAATTTAAGAACGTGGGTGAAGCTGCTAGTCGGAAGATGGAAGGTGTTGAAGATGGTAAACGGGTTGATGATGACGTGGCGAAAAAGCCTGTCGGTGTGACGAAAATTCCCGAACTTGTATCGAAAGGTAATGGAAGAATACACGGTGATGCGGTTTTAAAGATTTTGATGCAAAAAGTTAGATTACTTGAAAAGAATTTATCGTTATTGGAGAATTGTATTAAAGAGTTGCATAAGAGACAAGGGGATGTTTTTCCGCAACTAGATATCGAGGTTGGGAAGTATTCGGAGCTTGTGGAGAATACGCGATTGCAAATTAAGGATCTTTTGTTATGGAAGGCAACTATG GaaaaagaaattgctgagctGGAGTCGTGGAAGGATTTTGTGTCGTCCCATCTGGAGTCGGTTGTCAAAGAAAACGCCAGTCTCAG GCTAGCAATTGAGAAGATCGCGAGTGATCAAGAGAACCTTGACAAAGCTGAGTTGACTGTGCTGACTGTGAGTGTTTCCTTTGCGATTGCTGCCATTTTAAAGATTGTTTCCGATCGAATATTTAAATCGCCTTACAGCAAACCGCACAGAAACGAGACAAGTTGGAAATTGCTACTGGTTACCTGTGTAGTAACTGCAATTGTTGTTTTAAACTTGTGTTAA